The nucleotide sequence CGAAGTCTTAGGAATTATCGGCATTAGTCGAGATATAACAGATCGCAAACAAAAAGAACAAGCCTTAGAACAACAAGCCAAACGGGATCACTTACTCAGTTGTATTTCTCGACCCTTGATCGATCAAGACCTGAATACAGCTATCAATTTTATTTTACAAGCTCTTGGGGAATGTACAGGGAGTGAACACGCCTATATTATTCGTTTCTCAGACTGTCAAGCTTCATGGAGTATGAGTTATGAATGGTGTAATCCCCATAACCCGAAAATTGTATCAGAGCTTGAAAAATGCCAAAACCAATCTGTCGATACTTTTCCTTGGTTTACAAAGCAATTATTAAGCGGCAAGACCGTTAAAATTAATCGTTTACAAGACCTGCCCTCAGAAGCGACAGCCGAAAAAGAAGCTCTCTTAAAGAGTTTAACTCCTTGTGTGTTAATTGTTCCCATGATTAACGCCGGCAAAACAGTAGGATATTTAGGACTAGATGCCGGCTCTCATAAAACATGGACGAAAGAAGATGTACACTTATTAAAACTGATCGGAGAATTTATTGCGATCGCTGAGTCCCGTCACGAAGCACAAGCCGCCCTAGAAGAATCACAAGCACGCTTTGCAGGTATTCTAGATAATGCCAATGAAGCGATTATCTCCATTGATGAAAATCAACAGATCACTTTATTTAACCATGCGGCCGAAAAAACCTTTGGTTATCAAGCTCAGGAGGTCATAGGACAGTCATTTAACTTACTTTTACCCTCTGACTATGGCGAAATTCATCAGCAGTATATCAATACATTTGCCAAAGCCTCCCAGACAGCAAAACAAATGGGGGGAAGAAATCCGGTTTTTGGTCGTCGCCAAGATGGCACAGCGTTTCTGGCTGAGGTTTCTATTTCTAAACTGGTTCAACGGGGAAAAATTCTTTTTACTGCCATTGTACGAGACATCACCGAACGTAAGCAAGCTGAAGAAGCCTTGAAACAGGCCAAAGAAGCGGCAGATAATGCAAATCGGGCAAAAAGTGAGTTTCTCGCTAGTATGAGTCATGAATTGCGAACTCCCCTCAATGCAATTTTAGGGTTTACTCAGGTATTGGCCAGGAATTCCGCTTTAAAAGAAGAGGAAAAGACGAATTTAGAGATTATTAGCCGCAGTGGTGAGCATTTATTGGATTTAATTAATGACATTTTAGAGATGTCAAAAATAGAAGCCGGTAGAACGACTTTTAATCAGAGTAGTTTTGATTTATATCGGCTTTTAGATAGTTTAGAAGATATGCTGCGGCTCAGAGCAGAGGCAAAAGGATTACAATTAATTTTTGATAGCGCCTCTGATGTTCCCCAATATATTCAAACCGATGAAGGAAAGTTGCGTCAAGTGTTAATCAACCTGATCGGTAATGCCATTAAATTTACTGATGAAGGAGGCGTTACCCTGCGGGTTAAAAGCGGGGGGAAAGTGCCGCTAGAGTCCCCTAAAATGGCGACTATTACCTTTGAAGTTGAAGATACTGGGCCGGGTATTGCTCTTGATGAAATCGATAATTTATTTGAAGCCTTTGGACAAACAGAAACGGGTAGAAAATCTAATCAAGGGACTGGTTTAGGTTTACCCATTAGTAAAAAGTTTGTCGAACTGATGGGCGGAGAAATTCGCGTGAGTAGTGTGCCAGGTAATGGGAGTTTATTCGCTTTTGATATTCAGGCACAATTGGCAGAAGCTAAACAAATTAAAAAGAATCATCCCGAAAAGAAAGTCATGGGTTTAGTTCCCCATCAGCCTAAATATAGAATTTTAGCGGTGGATGACCGTCTTGAAAGTCGTCTATTATTGGTGAAACTTTTGACTTTAATGGGGTTTGATGTACGAGAGGCAACTAATGGAAAAGAAGCGGTAGAAATTTGGGAAGAATGGAACCCTCATCTAATTTGGATGGATATGAGAATGCCGGTTATGGATGGTTATGAGGCGACTAGACAGATTAAGTCTAGT is from Gloeothece verrucosa PCC 7822 and encodes:
- a CDS encoding PAS domain S-box protein, with translation MATLEQYQALELKNQQLQAELDKLRQEQQRSLEIQEKFTESEERWQLVLRGNNDGIWDWNLKTNELFLSPRWKEMLGYQDDELENHFKTWRKLLHPKDVERVMEVLHEHFEGKTAYYVVEFRLQCKDGSYKWILSRGQALWDATGKPVRMAGSHTDISDRKARQSLLRSLIDCIPDLIFYKDAQGIYRVCNRAFAEFLGRKDKEILGKSDFDLFSRKIASQIHHYDTLLMQQNNSHRNEEWVAYKNGNRRLLDTFTTPVLGSDGEVLGIIGISRDITDRKQKEQALEQQAKRDHLLSCISRPLIDQDLNTAINFILQALGECTGSEHAYIIRFSDCQASWSMSYEWCNPHNPKIVSELEKCQNQSVDTFPWFTKQLLSGKTVKINRLQDLPSEATAEKEALLKSLTPCVLIVPMINAGKTVGYLGLDAGSHKTWTKEDVHLLKLIGEFIAIAESRHEAQAALEESQARFAGILDNANEAIISIDENQQITLFNHAAEKTFGYQAQEVIGQSFNLLLPSDYGEIHQQYINTFAKASQTAKQMGGRNPVFGRRQDGTAFLAEVSISKLVQRGKILFTAIVRDITERKQAEEALKQAKEAADNANRAKSEFLASMSHELRTPLNAILGFTQVLARNSALKEEEKTNLEIISRSGEHLLDLINDILEMSKIEAGRTTFNQSSFDLYRLLDSLEDMLRLRAEAKGLQLIFDSASDVPQYIQTDEGKLRQVLINLIGNAIKFTDEGGVTLRVKSGGKVPLESPKMATITFEVEDTGPGIALDEIDNLFEAFGQTETGRKSNQGTGLGLPISKKFVELMGGEIRVSSVPGNGSLFAFDIQAQLAEAKQIKKNHPEKKVMGLVPHQPKYRILAVDDRLESRLLLVKLLTLMGFDVREATNGKEAVEIWEEWNPHLIWMDMRMPVMDGYEATRQIKSSIRGQATVIIALTASAFEEDRAMVLSAGCDDFMRKPFREEMLWEKMAQHLGVQYIYDHSYSYQVAEKDSSAATLKSLQSEIALMPTEWLTQLHQAACECSDDLILELIEQIPPQQTELRKNLRHLANNYLFDQILKLTS